Below is a window of Lodderomyces elongisporus chromosome 3, complete sequence DNA.
GCTTTCCTCGATGCAGACGAAAACTTATCAGGGTGCAATCTCTTGGAAAGTTTCCTATAAGcctttttaatttccaaTGGTGTTGATTTTGGTCCATTCTCGAGCTTTAGCCAACTGTAGAATGTGGTACTAGCACCTAAATCTTGTTGAATCTTATCATTTAACTTGAAGATCTCATAATCTTCAGCGCTCCAGGCCAAACAGACaccaagaaagagaaacaataaGTAAATTCCTTTCATAGAATTAATGATCTCTTATTTCGTATCAACAAAACTCTAAAatatgaaatgaaaaaaattgaagaacaaatatagaaaagacaggaaaataaaatttaatttaaaaTTTCAATATAGAAAGGGGAAAAATCTACATCAACGCTACACCAAACAAGCTGCTACTCGATGTCACAGAATACaagagacaaaaataatagtaataataataaaaaaattgcatTCCTCATTTAAAATGTCCCGCGCGTCGAGCATGATTTCACGTGTCGCAATTCTTGGAACAGAGTGTAAAATTCGTTACGTTACGTTACGTTACGCAACGATACGTTGAGGTATAAGGTATTGAATAACTTGAACAGGAACTGAGATCCAACTACCATCCCAttaccaccatcaccactattactaccactatcattttaattttttttgttattgtattcttttttttttgaggcAGTGCAATAACTTTTTGATCTTGAATcagcaattgcaaaaaccACACCCATATTGGAGATATATACTTATTTAAAgagagataaagaaaattaagaaaaggATTAGCTAATTGTTAATCGCCAATTATCATCCAACTGTCCCATCACAAATCAAAAGTCTTCCATAATTAGAAAAGaattataattttttttttcagcaTTTGCTCTTTTACAACGTCAATGCAACCACTCACTTTTGATAAAAAGCTTacatattttttcaatgtgGTTAGTGCTACATTGTGGTTTTGCTGTTTTGCTCGGTTCTTGATTTTACTTCCGTTGGTAGGGCGCCGTTTCTTACCTGGTGGCATTGCGGATTTTTTCCATGTTTGCTCCCTTTTCCCATTGATTGGAGCAGTATTGTTGATTGTGCTAGGCCATAAAAGtgtttcatcatcaatttgGTCAATTACCGGTGGTCTTAAAATGGCTTGGATCTGTTATGGTGTGATTTTTCCTCACCCAAAGATTGCCAAACATACGACTTATTCAATATTAATCACAGCATGGTGTACCCAATATCTTACTCATTTCACTTATTATGCATTCAGAGTCAGGATGAGATACTCACCAGCATTATTGCGCTGGTTTGAGTTTAACAATTTCTACCTCACTTTCCCATTGCAAACGGCGGCAGAAATGCTGATGCTTTTCTTGAGCTTGGCgtttgttgaagaaggcTCCTATTACGAAGGGGTACTCAAGGCTGCGTTCATTAGCTATATCCCAGTGGCATATTTTACATGGGGTCACcttaaaagaagaagaatagcACACACGACGGTGAGAGCAACATCGACTCAATCAGATGATTTAAGTATACCACCAGTAACTAGCGAGCAACTGGTAAACCAACAGTGATGAAGGGGGAAACTACATAGACTAGATCTAGAGCTTTACACTTTATAGATTGTATCATTACCTTTCTGAGGTACAGCATAGAATATTACAGCATAGCACAGTATAGTTATAATATAGCAGCTTTATAGTGTTGCAAGGTACTTGAAGTGGCtttccaaaagaaaaaagatgaaaaaagatgaaaaaaaaaaaatctggTAGGATCACCAAGTTGCGGCTTTGTGCGTAAAacattaaatttttttcttcttcttcttttctctctctaaGGGTTAATAGTATTAGAACAGAATACTATTTCAACTGTAGTCTTGACTCATCCGGCAAACATTCTCCCAATCCATATAAGACGACAACATGATTACTAAATACTTTGCAAATGTGCTGGTGAAATTCAACCCGTTCTCACCTGCGGCAAAAAGTTCAAGATTATTCCTAGCTAGAGTACCAGCAAGTGCAAAATTAAACTACAAGATCTTGGATAAAGAAACTGACATACCTGAAATCAAAGTCGAGTTTAAAGATAAACATGTCATGACTGCTAACCCAGCAGAGATGAGCCTAGAAGAGCTTAAGGAACATTTTAATAGTCATTCGAGGAGGTTATCGATTAAGGATGCTATTATGGAATAAGGATTCatattctttcttctttctttcattcactgtttttttttttgttcaattcaCTTGCtcacatatatacatgtacaTATATCAAggtgagagagagagagagaggaaaaggaaaagagataGGCAGAGGTGTTATGGCAGGTGCTTATTTTAGATTGgctataataaatataaagatATTAACAACGTCGTTAGTCACAGCGGAGTAGTGTTTATAAAATCTTGAAACCACTTTGGGACAAAAGTGTTGAGAATTGTACTGGATTCGCTTTCCAGCACAGGTTTCAAAACTAAACTCGAGTCCACAAACtctcttgttctttgaAAGCATAATTTAAAAACCCGAGGAttatctttgttgttgtcattATCGTCATCCATCGTAGATAACCAATGTAACACATGTCTATACCAATGGAAAATATGCTTTGTATTAAATGAATAACCGTTTCCAAAAGGTATCGGTGATGCTCTTAACGTATTCACCAAGTCACGCTCTGAATACGTTTTCATCGAAGCCAATTTGCAATCGGCAGATCTAAACCCAATAACAGAATTTTTGCATGATATGAATTTATTCTGACAGTACAAAGCCATCAATTTACGCAGAAACTTGTTAATGGTCTTTGCTTTATCATCCAGTAGAATTGAGTGTGTCTTTAGTTCAACGTAGTTGGCTAGGCCTGGCACATTGTCTACAGCACAGTCAACTTCTGCGGTGTATACCACGGGAATGCCGTTGACTTTGTGTTTTACTACTGTGTAGAACTTTGAGAATACAGATGAAGTAGTCAGAGTTTGAGAAGTGGTTATAATTTCTTCGAACTTAAATCCGCAATACTGCAACAACTCTAGACGTCGAATATTGTCAGCACTTCGTGCTTCTGTTTCAACAAGGCTGTGATTAACACTTTGATGATTGCTTTGGTGGTTATTTTGATGATTATTTTGGTGATTATTTTGGTGGTTATTTTGGTGGTTATTTTGGTGGTTATTTTGATGATCGTTTTCTTGATCATCTCCATGACTACTTTCTGCGTTTATTTCATCTTTAAATCTCCAATCGTAAACAAAGAAGATCAAACCCTTCCAGTAAATAACATTGAATGCTACCGGTTGGTTATCGAGTAAAATGCCCATCAACTTTGATAGGTGTCGTCGTGTAGTGATGAACTTCAAGTCAGTCATCAGTAGAAGCTTATTAGCAACCAGGTACTGAATACTTCCGAGCACATCATCGAGCAGATATATTTCCATTTGAGACGGTCTAGTATAATTACTGTTGAATCCCTTCTTCAAATCTGCACCAATAGTGGGCGGACCCTTTTCATTTCTGTTTGGACAAGCATTTGCATTagctttcttctttgtcctatttttccttgttctatttttctttgtcagATGCAGGTGTGATGttctattgttattatcaATGCGTATTTTGATTACACTGAGCCCACTAATGTCGTTATATTTCAATTGGTGCGATGTTTTGGTGTAGTGACAGATCTCCTCAGGTTCTTCATTGAAAATCTCACTTGAAGTCAACAATGGCGTATCAGAAATATTGTCACTGCCATTACTACTATTTTGTATAGTGTTCTCGGATTTCAAAATCTCtcgaaagaaagaaagtggttgttgttgcatcATTTGTTTCTATAATGTAGTGCTTGACAATATGCTgcttgtatttttttttttttttcaaaatagaTTTGAGATGTTTCAAAGTGAGATTTTGCAATTACATACCTACATGTGAGTATATTAAGGTGGCTGTATTTTTGGACCCCCTTACAGCGCAAAACACGAGagtaaagaaataaaaaagtaaataaattaaataaataaatacatagctcaactttatttttagttgTTGCTGAATGGCTAAGGCTGTGGTTATCTCAACACGAGTTattgattatttttatattcacGTTAGCTAGTCAATCAAGAGTTACAATGTTAGCTATATTCATAATTTTTTCTCACATTTATTATCAGTTTATTTATGTACTTATTTACtaatttatttgtttctttgtccATTCATTTATTCTCTCTTCTACGTTccgttgtttgtttttgtcttaCATTTCCTTTACTTATAAACATTTCCAGCCTCTGTTTGCTCCTTCTTAGCACGTTGACCATAAGCTTTAGTTGCATAGTCACCGTCAATACAGATGATATCTTGTGGTCTGTAGTTGTAAGTCTTGTCAAAGTATTGAGTCAAGATTTGCTTTACCCCTTCAGCGTATCTGGCTTGGGCATCTAATGAGGTACCGGAAACGTGGATGGTCATTGCATTACCATACTCTGGACCGTATGGGTTGTGCATCTTTCTCCATGGATGGTCCTTTGGAGCTGGTTGCACATTCCAAACATCACCACCGTATCCGGCAAGGTGGCCAGAGGACAATGCATCAACAACTGCATCGGCATCACAAATGGCGCCTCTAGCGGTGTTGACCAAGTATGAACCTTTCTTCATTCTCGAAATCAAGGCCTTGTCAAACAAACCTTTGGTTTTTTCGTGCAATGGGCAGTTGATAGTCACGATATCAGCCTCAGCAACCAAGTCTTCCAATTGgtcaactttttcaacaatagTGTCAACGTCATTGTACAATTGGGAAGCCTTGTTCAACTTTTCTTCAGCAGCAGCGGGCAAAGGTTGGTAGTCATAGTACAATAATTTCTTTGGGTTGAATGGGACTAATCTTTCCAAAATTCTGTAACCAATTCTACCAGCACCAACAGTTGCAATCACCTTACCTTCAAGATCAAACTCCTCCTTGGCAACTGCTGCGACATCCCAGCCACCACTTTCTGCTTGCAAGTGGCCAATGTTGTAGTTTCTAATCAACACAAGCATGGTCATAACAGCATGCTCTGCAACCGACTGGACGTTGGAACCAGTAACCTCCAAAACTGAAATATCTCTGGCATTAGCAGCATCCAAGTTGACATGGTCGGAACCAACACCAGCGGTAATGGCAATCTTCAATTTAGGTGCTTTTTCGATTCTCTCCTTGGTAAGATAAGCTGGATAAAATGGCGTGGTAATAACAACCTCTGCATCTTCCAAGTTCTTGTCAAAAGCCGAGTTTTCACCTTCTTTGTCGGTTGTTGCAACCAAGTCGTAGCCATGGTCCTCAATAAATTGACGAAGGCCCAACTCATTCTCAATTGCACccaacaatttcttttcttgtttggcATGCTCACCACCAGCGTAAAGAACTAATAAAACCTTTGGCTTACCCATTgttatataaaaataatttttagtttgatttgataaaaaaatagaatttGATTGTCTAAGACAGTAAAAAGATGTGATTCTTGATGatagaaaaattaaaatataCTAAAAAAGgattaaaaaatattgaaagaGGAATAAGGTCGATATTTATAACTTTCTGGAAGCTCTAGTAAGGACTTACTTATTTCTTTACTGACTCCTATATTCCTTTGATTTTCCATCTACCTTACCATATATTACTAAATTaccttttcctccttttccttaATGAGCTTAATCCAATTATGCAGCATGagttaaaagaaaaaaaaaagaagaatactTTGTCTTGGTGGAATACTTTGGAATGCTTCAGATTGTTAGTCTATGGGGCAATGTAAAATttgcaaagcaaaagcaacaataaGGGGGGTTTTGAatttggggggggggggggcgAGGGTGGTTTGCATCTTACCCCAAAAATGAACTGCGCTccttactattattatttattatttattattattattattttttaggAAATTAAAATATCGCGGAAGGGCATGGAACACAGAACAATATTACCAAtaggaacaacaacaggagtaacaacaacaacaacaacaacaccaaaaaaaaagacatagaaagaaagaaagaaggaaaaagaagctTTCGaagattggaaaaaatTACACTCACTTTTGCTATTCTCTCCCACTCTCTCCCCCTCTGCACAAACGCATACAAAGTTAACGGTATTCTATTTATCACACCATATGGGTTAAAAGATGTTTTAAATTTGCTCCCGAGTgattttacaaaaaaaaacaattcccaatttcaaaaaccTTAATGGCTTAGAGAAATTAAGTCTGTCTGCACTGTTTTGCATTTTACGTTTTGAGATGCAATCGGAGAGGCAAGAGATAAAGTGCGGAGGATGAGGAGGAGACGACGAGGggaaggaggagaaggagggggggggaaggtTTTGGGTAGGACAAACAACGAGAGTCTCAGGAACGATTTTTTTGTGGGGTAGAAAGAGCTTAAAAATATGTTTATGATGAGACCTAAGGTTCAATTGATAAAAATGTGAGCTACACAACAAGGTAAAGACCGACACAGGGCCTGCTTCAATGCATATAAGAATTGTTTTGAGGTTTATACTAACTAGCTCAATTTGAACAATTGACTTTTGAATTCATTGAGTTGTGTTTGGAGCGATTACAACATTTCCAAcctctttctctccacATTATTGCGCGCTGGTTCTAGTGGGAAATTAATTCTCGCGGGTAAAGTAATATGCTCCGAGTCTATTATCTAGACGAGCTCAtaatagagagagagagaagggAGAAAGGGATAAagggagaaagagagatagagagagagagcaaaaaaaaaattaaatcgCTATTGAAAGGGTAGGGGTCTAACAACCGATTTTTCTTGTATATCAAGTATCCGAGTAATTTTAAATTGCCTCATATAATGGtgaagtaaaagaaagaggagaTATACAGATTACTTGGTCAAAAGCACtagcttttgttttcctctttctaTTTCCTATGTCCTGTCTCCGCTTGCTGTTGAAAAACTTTGATACCGACACAAAGAGATGTTGAAATCAAGGGTGCTTGCTTCGAGAATTTTGACAACAGTTTCCACTAGTTCATTTACCAAAATTTTACTTTAAGAATTAAGTTATTACATGTTGTGTAGAACTGCTCATTAATACAAAAGAGCAAGCAAACACAAACTCAGGACTTGGTTATAGAAATGTTACAATTATAAGAGATTacaaatgaaatgaaactTGAATGTATTAAGAAGAGAACAAGTGTAGGaatgaaaggaaaagactGCGGATTTgagcaaataaaaaaaaaaaaaacaaaacaaaagatcaATAGAAAGATATAATGGCAGATAAAGGTTAGCACTTTATTACTATCCACAATGTGTTTGTACGTTAAAGACTTTGCAAATGGAAATTGACAACCtgaattaaagaaaaaaataactcttttttcaaatataaATAGAGCTCACATAAAAGAGATGTAATTCGGCTTGAAGATCCTATTTCAATTGAAAAGTATACTTCTTGATCGATGTATAGTGCACCCAGTAAggcaaaacaaagcaagGCAAggcaaagcaaaacaagGCAAAGCAAAGCTTTGCTACAAGCTCCAACTTTCGGatgtatttcttttctaacTTCTACTGATTGCTTATTGCGCACTATGCATCTTGCATCTTCACACCAGTAAATTATGCCCGGTCAAGTTGGACCACGTTACTGTGATAACCAGGCTTACTCAACGTTAATGAAGTATCACAACCATATCCTTCCAAAGAGTTCATTTGCAATTTTCCATTCCAGTAGTCAGCATACACCGAGCACATGGGAAGACCCATACCAAGTTTTTGTTCATGAGGTCTAGTCATAAACTCTTGTAAAGTTgaacttttcaattttgtcgATACTTGCATATCTCTAACAGAAGTTTTTTGCAACGagctttcatttttattttgcagtGAATcatttgacaagtttgtatcaatttgtttctctGTCAGAGATCCAGAATGTAACTGTATTCCTGGGATTTTGTGGAAGTTAGCCAAACTCTGTCTTGCAAGAGTAGGATTTTTACCAAACGACCAGATCagcttcaatttttcatcattCATTCCACCTCCTTGATCAGAAATTCTGAAACAAAATTGCTTCTTCAGATCAATAATTGTGACTTTGATTGGCGGAAGTCTTTGATTTTCAAGACAACTTTCACCATGTGTTTTGATCGTGGCCTCATATGAGTTCCGCAATATTTCATGAAGCAAATAATGTAGATGCGGAACCATGAATTGGAAATGACAGTTCAAATCACCTTCGATTTCCAAATTGGGCAATCTATCTTGCAAATTTGGGAATCTTTGAGCCATAGATTGCTTTATCTTATCAGCGACTTCATTAAAATGGTCTACTGCTTTACAATCTTGGAAAATCTCTCCTAGATAGTGCGGAGGCTTTTTCGCATAGGGATTCTTGCGGTAATTCTCACTCAACGACAAGTGTTCCTCTGCAATCACTCTTCGACTAATTCTGGACCTCAACATTGAGCTCATAAACGCATCCAACTGTTCCTGCGGTAAACTTTCCGCAATTGATACTTCAAGTGCACCCATCATCAAGTGCGATAAGTTGAATACGTGATCGTCTAGTAAACGAGATAATGTTTGACAAAATCTTTCATTATCTTCAATCGAGTTGATTTGTGGAATCTTGCGGAAAGCATTGAACAGATGATAGTAACTCTCGTAAATTTGAGCCAAATGGTAGTTGTTCACTACACCAAAGGGCATTGTCTGCAAATCTCGGATCCTAATAGCAAATCGAATGGGTATCTCAATGCGAACAAAATTCGCACTATT
It encodes the following:
- the MRPL44 gene encoding 39S ribosomal protein L44, mitochondrial translates to MITKYFANVSVKFNPFSPAAKSSRLFLARVPASAKLNYKILDKETDIPEIKVEFKDKHVMTANPAEMSLEELKEHFNSHSRRLSIKDAIME
- the DXO1 gene encoding RAI1 like PD-(D/E)XK nuclease, producing MMQQQPLSFFREILKSENTIQNSSNGSDNISDTPLLTSSEIFNEEPEEICHYTKTSHQLKYNDISGLSVIKIRIDNNNRTSHSHSTKKNRTRKNRTKKKANANACPNRNEKGPPTIGADLKKGFNSNYTRPSQMEIYSLDDVLGSIQYSVANKLLSMTDLKFITTRRHLSKLMGILLDNQPVAFNVIYWKGLIFFVYDWRFKDEINAESSHGDDQENDHQNNHQNNHQNNHQNNHQNNHQNNHQSNHQSVNHSLVETEARSADNIRRLELLQYCGFKFEEIITTSQTSTTSSVFSKFYTVVKHKVNGIPVVYTAEVDCAVDNVPGLANYVELKTHSILSDDKAKTINKFSRKLMALYCQNKFISCKNSVIGFRSADCKLASMKTYSERDLVNTLRASPIPFGNGYSFNTKHIFHWYRHVLHWLSTMDDDNDNNKDNPRVFKLCFQRTREFVDSSLVLKPVSESESSTILNTFVPKWFQDFINTTPS
- the FDH1_3 gene encoding formate dehydrogenase (NAD+), whose protein sequence is MGKPKVLLVLYAGGEHAKQEKKLLGAIENELGLRQFIEDHGYDLVATTDKEGENSAFDKNLEDAEVVITTPFYPAYLTKERIEKAPKLKIAITAGVGSDHVNLDAANARDISVLEVTGSNVQSVAEHAVMTMLVLIRNYNIGHLQAESGGWDVAAVAKEEFDLEGKVIATVGAGRIGYRILERLVPFNPKKLLYYDYQPLPAAAEEKLNKASQLYNDVDTIVEKVDQLEDLVAEADIVTINCPLHEKTKGLFDKALISRMKKGSYLVNTARGAICDADAVVDALSSGHLAGYGGDVWNVQPAPKDHPWRKMHNPYGPEYGNAMTIHVSGTSLDAQARYAEGVKQILTQYFDKTYNYRPQDIICIDGDYATKAYGQRAKKEQTEAGNVYK
- the PKP2 gene encoding putative protein kinase (similar to YGL059W), with protein sequence MLPYYEARRFNSRYTSEVSPFSYIHADALSDISKEEIAKHLQDLGPFPTYSNILNPQHFYQNTVLLDFLKKKPHPVSLRQLAGFGNTITRQKLINSANFVRIEIPIRFAIRIRDLQTMPFGVVNNYHLAQIYESYYHSFNAFRKIPQINSIEDNERFCQTLSRLLDDHVFNLSHLMMGALEVSIAESLPQEQLDAFMSSMLRSRISRRVIAEEHLSLSENYRKNPYAKKPPHYLGEIFQDCKAVDHFNEVADKIKQSMAQRFPNLQDRLPNLEIEGDLNCHFQFMVPHLHYLLHEILRNSYEATIKTHGESCLENQRLPPIKVTIIDSKKQFCFRISDQGGGMNDEKLKSIWSFGKNPTLARQSLANFHKIPGIQLHSGSSTEKQIDTNLSNDSSQNKNESSLQKTSVRDMQVSTKLKSSTLQEFMTRPHEQKLGMGLPMCSVYADYWNGKLQMNSLEGYGCDTSLTLSKPGYHSNVVQLDRA